A genomic region of Ictidomys tridecemlineatus isolate mIctTri1 chromosome 10, mIctTri1.hap1, whole genome shotgun sequence contains the following coding sequences:
- the LOC144367425 gene encoding speedy protein E4A-like, with product MVIAYFSRAGLFSWQYRRIHFFLALYLANDMEEDNQAPKQGIFHFLYGTSYAQRPLFHKLRYQFICSMGWNTRVSREECEEIQAYDPELWVWGRDRALLA from the exons ATGGTCATAGCTTATTTTAGCCGAGCTGGCCTCTTCTCCTGGCAGTACCGACGAATCCACTTCTTTCTGGCCCT CTACCTGGCCAATGACATGGAGGAGGACAACCAGGCTCCTAAACAAGGCATCTTTCATTTCCTCTACGGGACGAGCTATGCCCAGCGTCCCCTGTTCCACAAACTGCGCTATCAGTTCATCTGCTCCATGGGCTGGAACACTCGGGTTTCCAGGGAGGAGTGTGAGGAG ATTCAAGCTTATGATCCGGAGCTCTGGGTGTGGGGCCGAGATCGCGCCCTCCTTGCCTAG